The Populus alba chromosome 13, ASM523922v2, whole genome shotgun sequence genome contains the following window.
ATTAATATTTCAGCTTTAATCATTGACTTAGCCTGACATGATGTGCATTTATGTTTGTACTTGGTGTCTTTGGTTGTAAATTGTGCTATTGAAGGTCTTGTGCTGATTAGATATTGCttcatcaggaaaaaaaaacataagctacATGGATTTAGCTACTTAGTGttacatttttcttctttttcttatgaGCGGAAGCTATCCGTTGCATGGCTGAAATTCTGCAATTGTAAGCACATGCATACACCTTTTCTGTCTAAGTTTATCTTTGGTTATATATGTGCTTATGAATGGTCCTGTGCTGATTAGATGCTTGTCTTTAGCATGCAACAAAAACATTACCTATAATGACTAGAGCCATCTTATATTTCATGGTTTTCCACTTTTTGGGAGGAATGACAATCCATGATATGGTATATATTTCACTGTTTGTTGCTGTGAGTGGTTGAAGTTTTCGCAGATGCTTGTGCTTATGGACGGTCTTGTGCTGGTTAGTTGGTCCCCCACCAGCACATAACATATTCATAAGCTACGCAACTGAAGCCACCTTGTCTTTCagttttttcctttatctttgTGAGGAAAGGACATCCCAGCTGTGGCGTGCATtatgataaattatataattgcaATCATAAATGGGTATGCTTAAATATTACTCTTGTGCGTTTATAAGCAACAAAAATCAATATGCTTGTCATGAATGAATTCATAAGCTACATTACTGAAGCCACCTTGTCCCAATTTTTCCTTTGCCTTTCTGAGAGTATTTGGCCTTCGCTTTGCACAATCACTAATGATAGTGCTTAAATTTTTCCCTATGCATTTATTTGTGCTTGCACAGACCGAAATAGCATCCTCACAGatgtttaagaaattatttgatgttGAATAATCGAGTTGTCAGTCTCTCTGTCATGGTTGTGGAAGTCCTAAGCTATTTCTGTGTTTGTTGTCTTGCCTTTTATGCTGATCAAATAAGGATTTAATTTTAGCTCCAGTTGTTTGAAGCATGAACTTAGAATTGCCAGTTTATGAACAGGGTCACCTACTCAACTTCTGCTGTCAGAATACAATATCTTGTATTCATTTGTCACGTTTGGTATAaggattattttttctcaaattgcTTTTCTAATTTGCACAGATCCGACCATTGTGGAGGCATTATTTCCAAAACACTCAAGGGCTTATCTTTGTGGTTGATAGCAATGATCGTGACCGTGTGGTTGAAGCAAGGGATGAGCTGCACCGGATGTTGAATGAGGTAGTCACAAGCTTTAAATCTCACttcttgcttttgcttttgtggTTTTATGCTTTTTAATAATGGACATTATTGTTTGAATAGGATGAATTGAGGGATGCTGTGCTACTTGTGTTTGCAAACAAGCAAGATCTTCCAAATGCTATGAATGCTGCTGAAATTACAGATAAGCTTGGTCTTCATTCACTCCGTCAACGCCACTGGTAATTGATAACATCTCTATCGCCAATTTCTTGATTATTTACTGCTATGTAAATATGCATGGATGTCGACTGAGCTGTGTGTTTATTGCAGGTATATCCAGAGCACCTGTGCCACTTCCGGTGAAGGTCTCTACGAGGGACTAGACTGGCTCTCCAACAACATTGCTAGCAAGGTAAGGTCCTAACTCGTATTTTGTaagaaataatgataaaaatcttCGGGTTTTGTTGGATGTAACATTGTCTGCTGAATCGTGGCAGGCTTAAGAGATGGGTCGATTTCTGCAGCTTTTTGGATAGCACTCTACTTCAAATTGGGAATCGTGCTAGGTTGTTTGGTGTTCAGAATTTTAATCCTGTAATTGTCAAGAGAATGTATGTTTGGTTGTGTAAGATATTGCTACTGTAATAGAAATTGACAAATTATCCCTAtaggttttaaaataattcatgatTCACAGTTTTTAACATAATGTATCTTGATTCGAGTTTTATGCTAGTGGATTTTTTGAAGACTTGGTGCTTCTTTCAATGACCAGCAATTGCTTCATGGCAATCTCTCGAGTAATGCAGTACTGCGGGCCGGTCAAATTTTTTAGTGTACAGAAGGAAGCTTAGACGACGgtgctattttaaaaaaagcgaGAAAAATATAGATCAggtagtttaataattttatttaaattaatgacAGTAATAGTAGACTAATTGAAGAACAAACTATATTTggaagggaaagaaagaaaaaaaaaaagatttgatggAGATTCGTTGTCATTTTATGATGGATACCGCACATCATAAAAATGAGTTTGCTAAAGATGGTTTAAACTCTTGAAAAAATCTAGACGacgatgatattaaaaaaagtcgTATATAGATAATTAAAGCAACCAACTTGAAAAAGACAATTGAAGCAATTTAAACAAAGTAAATTAAGATGagtattcaattaattttatttaattcaaaaataaaatttatttaaaaaataaatttaataaagaacaataaataaataaaaattaagataatccaattaaataaatattgaaagagaaaattaaaaaaaatattaattttaaaaatgataaaaataaaaaaatttaagcaattCTGGGCAAACTTTACAACCCATGAAATTATAGACATGAGCTTAATCAAGAAGCttaaatcaaaactaattaaatgttgaagaatgaaatcaTGTAAATCTAGAAACTTTTGCGGagcaaaaaagtaaaaatcaaaataatacaagaaaaaagagaatggGAAAAAAATGACTGGTGTTGGAATCGAAAAAATGCAACTCTAAAAATTATCACATATTACAAAAAtagcaactaaaaaaataaagatcaaatttgataaagcaaaaaaataaatgaggatgaaatg
Protein-coding sequences here:
- the LOC118060904 gene encoding ADP-ribosylation factor isoform X1; this encodes MGLSFTKLFSRLFAKKEMRILMVGLDAAGKTTILYKLKLGEIVTTIPTIGFNVETVEYKNISFTVWDVGGQDKIRPLWRHYFQNTQGLIFVVDSNDRDRVVEARDELHRMLNEDELRDAVLLVFANKQDLPNAMNAAEITDKLGLHSLRQRHWYIQSTCATSGEGLYEGLDWLSNNIASKVRS
- the LOC118060904 gene encoding ADP-ribosylation factor isoform X2 produces the protein MGLSFTKLFSRLFAKKEMRILMVGLDAAGKTTILYKLKLGEIVTTIPTIGFNVETVEYKNISFTVWDVGGQDKIRPLWRHYFQNTQGLIFVVDSNDRDRVVEARDELHRMLNEDELRDAVLLVFANKQDLPNAMNAAEITDKLGLHSLRQRHWYIQSTCATSGEGLYEGLDWLSNNIASKA